TTTATTTTTACGCAATTATTGAGCACAACATTTATTATTACAAGGTCCAAGCTTCGAGGCAATGATGACAGCTAATTCGAAAACTAGAACTCTAAATGTTTTGAGCATGCGCGGAACAGATACATCTCATAGGCCTCGGACTCATATGTATTCAACAAAGGTCGTACATTTGACGACAGAAATGGACTGCGAGAAATTGCCTGATGGGTAAAATGACATTTTACGCTTGCTTCTCTTTTCTTTACAAACTCATATTCCTATTAAAGTTCTGACTTTTACAGTCGCAGAATATCAAAACTTGATCTTTTTCTTTCGCAATGATAATTGTAGGAAAATCTTTGACTATATTTAAGTGACATGTATAGAGGGTTTgaataaaaacgtatatgaattAAAGGCATGTAGCTGATAATGTCAATTAGAACAAGATGTCAACTAGAGAAATTTGCTGCATAATGTAAGTGGATGCACGATACAGGTGATTACTCAAGACGATTtgtagttataaaaatatcttttttcattttgttaggATTATGTAATTCCTTGGTATTGCAATACCggtatttaattttgtattatctAAGAactgtttattgtttgtttctcTAAGCTTTAGGTTTCCTGCAATGTTGAAACTAGATAACGGCGCGGGTTCAATTGGTGCTTGTGTTGTTGAAAACAGAATtgaattaaagaagaaattcggTCAGATAACCAGCACACTTCGGAATGATTCAGACTTTCCCGGAATTGGGCTAACTCATGGCAATTCGATGATGACAATGGAGTTTTTTCGGCGGAACTGAGCATAATATTGATGTTAT
This DNA window, taken from Mercenaria mercenaria strain notata chromosome 19, MADL_Memer_1, whole genome shotgun sequence, encodes the following:
- the LOC128550918 gene encoding carnosine synthase 1-like; amino-acid sequence: MMTANSKTRTLNVLSMRGTDTSHRPRTHMYSTKVVHLTTEMDCEKLPDGFRFPAMLKLDNGAGSIGACVVENRIELKKKFGQITSTLRNDSDFPGIGLTHGNSMMTMEFFRRN